Within Salvia splendens isolate huo1 chromosome 21, SspV2, whole genome shotgun sequence, the genomic segment gaaaagttcaaAAATTTGACATATTGTGATCAAATGAATTACTCCCATTTTCATGAGCCAAATATAGATTTGACTTCTTTTTTTGGAAAGATGCTAACGGCATTTTCTGATAGTGCAAAGACACCAAACTTCTATTTCTGTCCTATCAACGTCCCAACATAATGGGTTTTCTTCAAAATGAGACAGATTTGGTTACATTCCACTAACGAAGCCTGCTTGGTTCCTTCGTATATAGTGtactacaaaataatttaaaaaatgaataaaattacatatatataacaaaaacaGAATCTGAACAAATGgatatatacaaaaaaataatatagttgTTAATGCAATGCATTTGACGTAATTTGTAATGATTACATCAAGAATTCTTACAAATCTGAGTCAGAAATTTGACATTCCATGAACAAGAATTGAAATCTCACCACTTTGTCAAATTCTGACGCCTACTCAACTTGATAAGAATGGCATTCGCCATTCATTCTGCTATAAATACGAGTGCTGGAAGAGCCATTCGTATATTCGAGCTTGCCTTCTTTCTTCTTCCCTTATATCCTCATAACCTTGCTACATGGCTATGATGGCACTTGTATTCGGTCTTCTTACAGCTACCCTTCTCCTGTTTGGATCTTTCGGGGATGCTGCCCCGTGCGCGGATTGTTTCTCCCAGTCGAGGGCTGCTTATTACCCGAATTCTGATGACAAAGGAACAGAAAGTGAGTTTCCCTGACAACATGCATGCATTGCTAAAATGATACCTACAAATGATTTTATTAACTTAAACTTCCTATGAAATCTTGATTGCATTTGACACAAAAAATATGCAGCCGGACGATGTGGCTATGGTGCGTTTGGGGCGACAATTAACAATGGATACGTAGCTGCAGTATCAGATCTATATCGAGACGGATTAGGATGTGGTGCTTGCTACCAGGTGAATATCATCACAAGGAGAAACAAACATAAATGTTCTGACAAGTAGTTGTTACGCGATTGTGAAATGTCTCGTATTTTTCAGGTCAGGTGTACTAATGGCAAGTACTGTTCGGATAAAGGAGTGAATGTAGTCATAACGGACCACGGTTCCAGCCATGATACTGACTTCATTATGAGCAGGCGTGCTTTTGGCCGAATGGCTCAGAACATGGATGCAGGTGCATCTCTTTTAGCATTGGGCGTCGTAGATATTGAATATAGACGGTAAGTTTACAAAGCCTCAAGAGCATATATCATGTCCAGTTTCATGTATCTCGACTCTCGGTATGCACACCTAATTGGATGATCATGCTAATAGCTCATTTATGTAAATGCACAGGGTTTCATGCAGCTATCCGAACAAAAATATTACGATTGAGATAGACGAAAGCAGTAGCAACCCACATTATCTGGCATTTGTAATTTGGTATCAGCAAGGCATGGAAGACATAACTGCAGTGCAACTGTGTGAGGTACCTTTTAAATCTCTGAATACGCATTCTTCAGCGATTCTCGATTCTGTTAGGATGTGCAGTACTCTGATTTTCACTgcagagaagaagaaaaagttcTCAGATCAGATGTAAAGGAAATATTAAAACACTAAATATATCCTATTCGAAATACAACTTCGCGTTTTATATGCAGACACAAAGTTACACGTGCAAACTATTGGATCGGAGTTATGGAGCAGTATGGACAGCTACCTCGCCACCAAGTGGACCACTTTCAGTAAGGATGCTCTTGAGAGATGAAAATGGAGACGAGAAATGGATAGTTCCGGTCAATGACATACCCGATAACTGGAAAGCAGGAGACATATATGACTCTGGAGCACAAGTTATTGCCTGATCAAGCAACTGTCAATTAATCTTCATATTGCCTAGCTCGTTGAAATGTTATTGCTTTTAGGCCTTCAATGGATTCTATTGTTCAAGTAGGAACCAAAAAATAAGTTGCCAATTTATCTATGTATtggatttattttatatatgagTGTTAAAAGTAGAAGGATATTATGCCTTACAAGATAAAACATTTAATGTGCAAATTGGATATGCCTGTCAAGTTCTTCTAAGATGAACTAATTATTACCAACATCCCTTTTTCTCAAGTTCTTTCTATTGTCCATTCTTTAGTAGTTTTGCAAGACATCTATGTCTGTCAAGTTCTTGTGA encodes:
- the LOC121783901 gene encoding expansin-like B1 produces the protein MAMMALVFGLLTATLLLFGSFGDAAPCADCFSQSRAAYYPNSDDKGTETGRCGYGAFGATINNGYVAAVSDLYRDGLGCGACYQVRCTNGKYCSDKGVNVVITDHGSSHDTDFIMSRRAFGRMAQNMDAGASLLALGVVDIEYRRVSCSYPNKNITIEIDESSSNPHYLAFVIWYQQGMEDITAVQLCETQSYTCKLLDRSYGAVWTATSPPSGPLSVRMLLRDENGDEKWIVPVNDIPDNWKAGDIYDSGAQVIA